The following nucleotide sequence is from Bradyrhizobium roseum.
AGTGCTTAGCCTCCCGCGGGCGCGGCCGGCGCAGCCGCCGCCTGCCTGCGGAACAGGATGCGCTGGTACAGCCAGCCGATCGCCACCAGCACCAGGCCGAGGCCCATGAACGACAGCGCGCGATAGACGCCCGTGAGTGTCGACATGTCGATCAGGAAGGCTTTCAGGATCGTCAGTGCGATCACGACCGCTGACGCCAGCCGGGCGCGCTGCGAGTTGAACAGAATGCCGACGCCGAGCAGGACGACACCGAACGCCAGATACGCAATCGAGTAGGTGTATTGCTCCGCGCCGGTGGTCGGCCCGCGCGCAATGACCGGGCCGTGATACAATCGCCTGATCTCGAATGTCACGTAGGCGAGCGCGAGGACGAGCGCCGCCGCCGCGATCGTATTGGCGTAGGCGACCGGGCGGCGTCCGGCGACGGCATAGGACAACAGCAGCGCCAGCACGGCCGGCAGGGCATAGCCGAGCAGCAGCAAATTGATGACGAGGCCTCCGATATCGATCCATCGCAGCATCGGGTTTTCCAGCAGCAGCAGCCCGGCCACCGTCGCGAGGCCGGCAAAGGCCGTCAGCAGGATCGCGCCGGCATTGTGAATCACGCTGCCGGTGCGGATGCGCAGGCGTTCCAGTCCGATCGCCATGGCGAGCGTGGCGCAGACCTGCAGCGCCACCTCGGTCAAGTCGGCGCTGGCGCGATAGACGTCGCCCTGGTTGACGGCGTGCCGGATTTCCATGAACGCCAGCAGCACCGTGAACAGGATCGCGGCGGCCTCCACCGTCCGCAGCGGCGCGTCGTCGCCGCCGCGGCGCAGCAGGATGCTGCCGCCCCAGAACGCCGCCGCCGGAATGCCGTAGCCCCACAACAGCCAGTTGAAGATCGGCGTGGCGCCGACGGCGTCACCTGCGATGCGCGGCTCGTAGCCGATGCGCAGCACCACGATGCCGGCGAGCACGGAAGCGAGCACGCGCAGGAAAGCGATCGGCCGCTGCGTCGATATCCAGGCGGTGCCCGCCGACATCAGCGCCAGCGCGATCGTCAGCCAGCCCTTTTCCAGCGCGAAGGTCAGCGCCAGCGCCAATGCTGCGAGCGTGCCGGTCGCAAACAGCGCGATCGACGCCTGCAGCCCCGGACGGTCCTCGCGTTTCGACAGGATCTCGGTTGCGGCGGCGAAGGCTGCGGCGAGCACGACCGCGACGATGGCGAACGGAATCGAGCGGTCGAGATGCGCGATGCGGGCATAGAGCGCGACCAGCAGCGCCAACGGCGTGAACACGCCTGCAGCCGACCAGATCACCGGAATGACCGGGCCCGCGAAGCGGCCTTGCGCCAAAAATCCGGCCATGCCGAAGCCTGCGGCGAAGATCGCGGCCGATATCAGATGCAGCGAAACCGATCCATCGGTGGCGTTCGGTCCGATGCCTTGCAGCGGGCCGCCGGGCAGCACCAGCATGTCCGGATTGGCGCGCACGGCCCATTCGGCGAACACCACAAAGACGAGCGCCGCGGCGGCCCCGACCGCGCCGGCAGCGGCATCGCTGCGCCAGGCGACCACGAGGCTGCCGGCCACCAGCAGGCCGAACACGATCATCGCGGTGTCGGCATGAAAACTGTTGAGCACGATCAGGGTCGCGCCAAGCAGATAAGCGGCAAGCGAGCCCGACGAGACCGGCTCGATCTCGCCTTCGTCGGCGGGCGGGCCGAACATGAAGCCGCATACCACCAGCAGCGCCGCGAGAATGAATCCGGCCAGCACGTGGAACGCGTGCGGGGCCACCATCGACGGGCCGCATTGCAGGCACGGGAAGGTCCACAGCAGCGCAAAGGCGATCGTTGTGACCGCGAGCCAGCGCCACAGCCTGATGCGTGCCAGACCAAAGGCGGCCGCGGTGACGATCGCAAGATAGATGTAGAGCGCCCAGAAGTCCGGCTTGCCGGACGAGACCAGGACCGGGGTTGCGAACGCGCCGACGACGCCGAGACCGGCCAGCGCCGGCCCATGCAGCAGCGCAGCGGCCAGCGTGCCCATCGCCACCAGGCCGAGCAATACGAATGCGGTCGCCGGCACCAGAAAACCGTACAGCGCATAGGCCGCATAGACCGTCGCAAACGCGACCGCCGTTCCGGCCGCGGTCAGGATGGCGGGGATATTGGCGATCGGCGTCGCTTCAATGGTGGAGATGCTCTCCTTGCGGCGAGTCCATTCGCCTGCCAGCAGCAACGCGAGCGCGAACACGCCGCCAAGCATCACGCGTACGCCGGGGCCGATCAGGCCCGCCTCGATCGAATAGCGCACCATGAAGAAGCCGCCGAGCGCCAGCGTCAGCCCGCCGACCCACACCACCCAGCGCGTGCCGATGGTTTCCTCAAAACCGCGTTCGCGCGCCGGTACGGGGGGTGGTGGCGGCGACACCGGGTCTTCCGCGGCCTGTCCGGAAGTCTCGGGCGCCGCAACAGGTGCGACCGGCTCTGCGTCGGGAATGATCGGCGGCGGTGTCGGTATGGCCGTGGTCGAGGCCGGCGGTAGGGTCCGTTCGAACGCTTCGAACGGCGTCAGCGGGGGAGGCATGGCCGCAGCCGCGGTCGCCGGTGCGGCCTGGAACGCCTCCAGGCGCTTGCGCAACTCCGTCACCTCGTTCATGGCCTTTCGCGCGACGACCAGGGCAACGATCGCGATCGCGATCGCGAAGAAAACGAAGGGGTCTTCGAACATCTGGCCTCCAGGCGGGCGCATCAAAGCGGCAACCGGCCACGTCCGCAGCCCGGTTGCAATCCTCTGTGCAGGTTTGTGCGCTAAAAGTTCAAATCAGGCCCGCGAGGTCAATGTCGCGGGCGTTGCAGAAATGTGTATGGCATTTTCGTGCCATGCTTTCAGGTGCTTACGGCCGCTACTCCAGATCGAGCTGGAACGGCCGGCCTTCGATCGTCATGGTGCCGGGGCCCATTTCGTCCAGCGCCCGCAGCATCCGTCCCTCGCGCCCCAGCGCCTTGTCGGCAAGGCTCACGATCAGCCGGTTGGGAGATGCGATCGGCGAGCGGGCGCGGATCTGCCGGGCGATTTCGATCTCGTCGCGGTGCGGGTTGAGCAGGCAGGCGGCGGCAAAGGCGCTCGCGGTCGAGCGGCTGATCCCGGCATAGCAGTGCACCACCATTGGTGCGCTGCGGTCCCAGCCGCGGACGAAATTCAGCACCCGCTCGATATGATGATCGGCAGGTGCCGTGAAGCCGTCCATCTGCTCGGTGATGTCGTCCATCGACACCCTCAGGTGATTGGCTTCGAGCACTGAAACCGGGCGCTGCACCTGATCGACATTCGCCATCACGGTAAGGATGTGGCTGGCGCCGGTAACCCTGACGGTCTCGGGAAGTGCGGCGAGCGAACAGACGTGAAGCATGATGATCCTTCGAAGCGTTTCCCGGGAAGGCGCTGATTGATCGCGATTATAGGCCCGCCATCGAGGCGGCGAAAGCAGGTTCGCGCCAGCCGATCAACCGAGCAATAGCTTGAATCGCGCCAAAAACTGCTTTTCGGCGCGGGCCGCGGTCCACGGCGTCAGATAATCGCGCACCGTGGGTTCGGGCAGGCCCGGGTCGCGGCCGAACAGGCGCCTGGCTTCGGATTCCGAAAATCCGGCAAGATGAGTGGCTTCGAGATAGGCCGCGCCGCGATCTGCCGCCTTGATCGCCTTGGTGATGTCGTCCGCCAGAACCGGCGGCAGGCCGAAGCGGATATGGATCGCCGCCAGCAGGCGCTTTTCCACCACCTTGTAGTCGCCGCCGAGCACTGCCTTGAACGGCGAGATCATGTCGCCGATGACGTATTCCGGCGCGTCGTGCAGCAGTGCCCCGAGACGAAAGCGGACGTCGACGCGCGGCATCTGCTCGCGCATCACGGTTTCCACCAGCAGCGTGTGCTGCGCCACGGAGAAGATATGCGCGCCGCTGGTCTGTCCGTTCCAGCGCGCCACGCGCGCCAGGCCATGGGCGATGTCGGCGATCTCGATATCGAGCGGCGAGGGGTCGAGCAAATCGAGCCGCCGCCCCGACAGCATCCGCTGCCAGGCGCGGTCCGCGCCGTGGGACGATTTGCTTGCCGCTTTCCGTGCCGTCATTTGGCTTTGAGGCGCGGCTTGCGAAGTTTGCCGCTGCAACTCTCGTGGCAGAAGCAGGTCACCAGATGGTCGTTGACCATGCCCGTGGCCTGCATGAAGGCGTAGACGATGGTCGGGCCGACGAACTTGAATCCGCGCGCGCCGAGCTCCTTTGAAATCTTGATCGAGACCGGCGTCGAAGCCGGCACGCTGGCCGTGGTCTTGAACTGGTTGACCTTTGGCTTTCCGTCGACGAAGTCCCAAAGAAACTGAGAGAAACCAGGACCTTCCTCCATGATCTTGAGATAGCCCTTGGCGCTGTTGACGGCGCCTTCGATCTTGGAACGGTTGCGCACGATGCCGGCGTCGTTCATCAGCGCATGGACTTTTTTCTCGCTGTAGCGGGCGATCTTCTCCGGCTGAAAATCGTCGAAGGCTTTGCGAAAATTGTCGCG
It contains:
- a CDS encoding DUF2339 domain-containing protein — protein: MFEDPFVFFAIAIAIVALVVARKAMNEVTELRKRLEAFQAAPATAAAAMPPPLTPFEAFERTLPPASTTAIPTPPPIIPDAEPVAPVAAPETSGQAAEDPVSPPPPPVPARERGFEETIGTRWVVWVGGLTLALGGFFMVRYSIEAGLIGPGVRVMLGGVFALALLLAGEWTRRKESISTIEATPIANIPAILTAAGTAVAFATVYAAYALYGFLVPATAFVLLGLVAMGTLAAALLHGPALAGLGVVGAFATPVLVSSGKPDFWALYIYLAIVTAAAFGLARIRLWRWLAVTTIAFALLWTFPCLQCGPSMVAPHAFHVLAGFILAALLVVCGFMFGPPADEGEIEPVSSGSLAAYLLGATLIVLNSFHADTAMIVFGLLVAGSLVVAWRSDAAAGAVGAAAALVFVVFAEWAVRANPDMLVLPGGPLQGIGPNATDGSVSLHLISAAIFAAGFGMAGFLAQGRFAGPVIPVIWSAAGVFTPLALLVALYARIAHLDRSIPFAIVAVVLAAAFAAATEILSKREDRPGLQASIALFATGTLAALALALTFALEKGWLTIALALMSAGTAWISTQRPIAFLRVLASVLAGIVVLRIGYEPRIAGDAVGATPIFNWLLWGYGIPAAAFWGGSILLRRGGDDAPLRTVEAAAILFTVLLAFMEIRHAVNQGDVYRASADLTEVALQVCATLAMAIGLERLRIRTGSVIHNAGAILLTAFAGLATVAGLLLLENPMLRWIDIGGLVINLLLLGYALPAVLALLLSYAVAGRRPVAYANTIAAAALVLALAYVTFEIRRLYHGPVIARGPTTGAEQYTYSIAYLAFGVVLLGVGILFNSQRARLASAVVIALTILKAFLIDMSTLTGVYRALSFMGLGLVLVAIGWLYQRILFRRQAAAAPAAPAGG
- a CDS encoding DNA-3-methyladenine glycosylase I yields the protein MSKSARLHPDGKMRCPWPGEDPFYMAYHDTEWGVPEYDDRALFEKLILDGFQAGLSWITILRKRDNFRKAFDDFQPEKIARYSEKKVHALMNDAGIVRNRSKIEGAVNSAKGYLKIMEEGPGFSQFLWDFVDGKPKVNQFKTTASVPASTPVSIKISKELGARGFKFVGPTIVYAFMQATGMVNDHLVTCFCHESCSGKLRKPRLKAK
- a CDS encoding HD family hydrolase, whose product is MTARKAASKSSHGADRAWQRMLSGRRLDLLDPSPLDIEIADIAHGLARVARWNGQTSGAHIFSVAQHTLLVETVMREQMPRVDVRFRLGALLHDAPEYVIGDMISPFKAVLGGDYKVVEKRLLAAIHIRFGLPPVLADDITKAIKAADRGAAYLEATHLAGFSESEARRLFGRDPGLPEPTVRDYLTPWTAARAEKQFLARFKLLLG
- a CDS encoding tyrosine phosphatase family protein, which encodes MLHVCSLAALPETVRVTGASHILTVMANVDQVQRPVSVLEANHLRVSMDDITEQMDGFTAPADHHIERVLNFVRGWDRSAPMVVHCYAGISRSTASAFAAACLLNPHRDEIEIARQIRARSPIASPNRLIVSLADKALGREGRMLRALDEMGPGTMTIEGRPFQLDLE